The following coding sequences lie in one Frigoribacterium sp. SL97 genomic window:
- a CDS encoding EI24 domain-containing protein — translation MSVIGEFFGGVGLLGRGLRLWATSPRLMLLGAVPALVVGAVFAAALVGVGLAADDLARTLTPFADGWPEWSRTLVRLGGGLAVAALAVLLAVVAFTAVTLLVGDPFYERIWRRVEEREGDPPADVDRGFWRGLARSAGDSLRLLLATAGVGVLLFVGGFVPVLGQTVVPVLGALTGGWFLAVELTGYAFDARGRSLAERRHGLAVNRARTLGLGTATYLLFFVPLGAVLVMPAAVAAATLLAREVTTGPTTAGPTTAGPSTAGPTTAGPATPFPRDDYHPPA, via the coding sequence GTGTCGGTGATCGGGGAGTTCTTCGGCGGGGTGGGCCTGCTCGGCCGAGGCCTGCGCCTGTGGGCGACGTCCCCGCGGCTGATGCTGCTGGGCGCGGTGCCCGCCCTCGTCGTGGGTGCGGTCTTCGCCGCGGCCCTCGTGGGCGTGGGCCTCGCCGCCGACGACCTGGCCCGCACCCTGACGCCGTTCGCCGACGGATGGCCCGAGTGGTCCCGCACCCTCGTGCGTCTCGGCGGCGGCCTGGCCGTCGCGGCCCTGGCCGTGCTGCTCGCGGTCGTCGCGTTCACCGCCGTCACGCTCCTCGTCGGCGATCCCTTCTACGAGCGCATCTGGCGTCGCGTCGAGGAGCGAGAGGGCGACCCGCCGGCCGACGTCGACCGGGGCTTCTGGCGCGGGCTCGCCCGGAGTGCCGGCGACTCGCTCCGACTGCTGCTGGCCACGGCCGGCGTGGGCGTCCTCCTGTTCGTCGGCGGGTTCGTCCCGGTGCTCGGCCAGACGGTCGTCCCCGTGCTCGGCGCCCTGACCGGCGGATGGTTCCTGGCGGTCGAGCTCACCGGGTACGCCTTCGACGCCCGGGGCCGCTCGCTCGCCGAGCGCCGCCATGGCCTCGCCGTCAACCGGGCGCGCACCCTGGGGCTGGGCACCGCCACCTACCTCCTGTTCTTCGTCCCCCTCGGGGCCGTGCTCGTGATGCCGGCGGCCGTCGCCGCGGCCACCCTGCTGGCCCGCGAGGTCACGACGGGCCCGACCACGGCGGGCCCGACCACGGCGGGACCGAGCACGGCGGGCCCGACCACGGCGGGGCCGGCCACACCCTTCCCGCGCGACGACTACCATCCCCCGGCATGA
- a CDS encoding aldo/keto reductase family protein, whose amino-acid sequence MKFRYLGNSGLKVSELTYGNWLTHGSQVENDTATRCVRAALDVGISSFDTADVYANTQAETVLGEALKGERRESLEIFTKVYGPTGPKGHNDTGLSRKHVTESINGSLKRLQTDYVDLYQAHRYDVETPLEETMETFADLVRQGKVLYIGVSEWNAEQLREAHALARELKIQLVSNQPEYSLLWRVIEDEVVPASAELGISQIVWSPVAQGVLTGKYTVGAELPAGSRATDQKGGAGMIERWMRDDVLDAVAQLEPIASDLGLTQAQLSLAWVLSNENVASAIIGASRPEQVESNAKASGVTLEADVLSRIESIFDGLAETDPRKTQMPAGREA is encoded by the coding sequence ATGAAGTTCAGGTACCTCGGCAACAGCGGGCTCAAGGTCAGCGAGCTCACCTACGGCAACTGGCTCACCCACGGGTCCCAGGTGGAGAACGACACGGCGACGCGCTGCGTCCGTGCGGCTCTCGACGTCGGCATCAGCTCGTTCGACACGGCCGACGTCTACGCGAACACGCAGGCCGAGACGGTGCTCGGTGAGGCGCTGAAGGGCGAGCGGCGCGAGTCGCTCGAGATCTTCACCAAGGTCTACGGTCCCACCGGGCCCAAGGGCCACAACGACACGGGCCTCAGCCGCAAGCACGTCACCGAGTCGATCAACGGGTCGCTGAAGCGCCTGCAGACCGACTACGTCGACCTCTACCAGGCCCACCGGTACGACGTCGAGACGCCCCTCGAGGAGACGATGGAGACCTTCGCCGACCTGGTCCGCCAGGGCAAGGTGCTCTACATCGGGGTCTCGGAGTGGAACGCCGAGCAGCTGCGCGAGGCGCACGCCCTGGCTCGCGAGCTGAAGATCCAGCTCGTCTCGAACCAGCCCGAGTACTCCCTGCTCTGGCGCGTCATCGAGGACGAGGTCGTCCCGGCCTCGGCCGAACTCGGCATCTCGCAGATCGTCTGGTCTCCCGTCGCCCAGGGCGTCCTGACCGGCAAGTACACCGTCGGTGCCGAGCTGCCCGCGGGCAGCCGGGCCACCGACCAGAAGGGCGGTGCGGGCATGATCGAACGTTGGATGCGCGACGACGTCCTCGACGCCGTGGCCCAGCTCGAGCCGATCGCGTCCGACCTGGGGCTGACCCAGGCGCAGCTGTCGCTGGCGTGGGTGCTGTCGAACGAGAACGTCGCCTCGGCGATCATCGGGGCGTCGCGTCCCGAACAGGTCGAGTCGAACGCGAAGGCGTCGGGCGTCACCCTCGAGGCGGACGTCCTGTCGCGCATCGAGTCGATCTTCGACGGCCTCGCCGAGACGGACCCGCGCAAGACGCAGATGCCGGCCGGCCGCGAAGCCTGA
- a CDS encoding YbhB/YbcL family Raf kinase inhibitor-like protein, translating into MADANLTRPYDIIGIVPGFELSSTDLTDGGELQRAQVSGIMGPGGDDASPQLSWSGAPEGTKSYAVTVYDPYAPTGSGFWHWAVADLPADTTSLPSGAGDDQGSGLPEGALQLKNDGGLARYVGAAPPEGHGPHTYFVAVHALDVEKIGVDETASPAYLGFNLHFHTLARAVISATFEVPGA; encoded by the coding sequence ATGGCCGACGCCAACCTGACCCGCCCCTACGACATCATCGGCATCGTGCCCGGGTTCGAGCTCTCGAGCACGGACCTCACCGACGGGGGTGAACTGCAGCGCGCGCAGGTGAGCGGCATCATGGGCCCGGGCGGAGACGACGCCAGCCCCCAGCTGAGCTGGTCCGGCGCCCCCGAGGGCACCAAGAGCTATGCCGTGACGGTCTACGACCCCTACGCCCCGACGGGCTCGGGCTTCTGGCACTGGGCCGTGGCCGACCTCCCCGCCGACACGACGTCGTTGCCCTCCGGTGCGGGTGACGACCAGGGCTCGGGCCTGCCCGAGGGGGCCCTCCAGCTGAAGAACGACGGTGGGCTCGCCCGCTACGTCGGTGCGGCACCGCCCGAGGGCCACGGACCGCACACGTACTTCGTCGCGGTGCACGCCCTCGACGTCGAGAAGATCGGAGTGGACGAGACCGCCAGCCCGGCGTACCTCGGCTTCAACCTGCACTTCCACACGCTGGCCCGCGCGGTGATCTCCGCGACGTTCGAGGTCCCCGGGGCCTGA
- a CDS encoding aldo/keto reductase, translating into MKTRTIGDVTVSAIGLGGMPLSIEGRPDEKQGIATIHAALEQGITLIDTADAYHQAGKDEVGHNELLIAKALKSYHADTDQVLVATKGGHLRPEAGAWAQNGDPAYLKEAAKASAKRLGVETIGLYQFHRPDPAVPYADSIGALVELLDEGVIRMAGISNATPDQIREANEVLDDRLVSVQNQYSPAFRSSEVELALCDEMCIAFLPWSPLGGITNAGELGAKHAVFAEIANARRVTPQVLTLAWELAKSELVIPIPGSTRPQTIMNSATATSIKLSTDEIQRLDAA; encoded by the coding sequence ATGAAGACCAGGACAATCGGAGACGTGACGGTCAGTGCGATCGGCCTGGGCGGCATGCCCCTGTCGATCGAGGGCCGACCCGACGAGAAGCAGGGCATCGCGACCATCCATGCTGCACTCGAGCAGGGCATCACCCTGATCGACACGGCCGACGCTTACCACCAGGCGGGCAAGGACGAGGTCGGGCACAACGAGTTGCTCATCGCCAAGGCGCTGAAGAGCTACCACGCCGACACCGACCAGGTGCTCGTCGCCACGAAGGGTGGACACCTCCGCCCCGAGGCGGGGGCGTGGGCGCAGAACGGCGACCCGGCCTACCTCAAGGAGGCCGCCAAGGCCTCCGCGAAACGGCTGGGCGTCGAGACGATCGGGCTGTACCAATTCCACCGACCGGACCCGGCGGTGCCCTACGCCGACTCGATCGGCGCCCTGGTGGAGCTGCTCGACGAGGGCGTCATCCGCATGGCGGGCATCTCGAACGCCACGCCCGACCAGATCCGCGAAGCGAACGAGGTGCTGGACGACCGACTCGTGTCGGTGCAGAACCAGTACTCGCCTGCGTTCCGGTCGAGTGAGGTGGAGCTCGCGCTGTGCGACGAGATGTGCATCGCGTTCCTGCCGTGGAGCCCCCTCGGTGGCATCACGAACGCCGGTGAGCTCGGAGCGAAGCACGCCGTGTTCGCCGAGATCGCCAACGCCCGACGGGTCACGCCGCAGGTGCTGACGCTCGCCTGGGAGCTCGCCAAGTCCGAACTCGTCATCCCGATCCCGGGGTCGACCCGACCGCAGACGATCATGAACTCGGCGACGGCGACGTCGATCAAGCTCTCGACCGACGAGATCCAGCGGCTCGACGCCGCCTGA
- a CDS encoding aldo/keto reductase, producing the protein MDYTHLGRTGLSVSRAVLGTMNFGPQTTEDDSHAIMDRAHELGVNFFDTANVYGWEKGEGITEQIIGRWFARGGGRREKTVLATKLYGDMGDWPNDGKLSALNIRRALDASLTRLQTDHIDLYQFHHVDRETPWDEIWQAMEVAVQQGKVLYVGSSNFAGWHIAQAQEAAKARHFSGLVSEQSIYNLIVRDVERETLPAARHYGLGMIPWSPLNGGLLGGVIEKTEEGSRRLEGRSAEYVAEHRDQLEAYEAFARELGHAPGEVALAWLLHQPGVTGPITGPRTMAQLESAVAAVDVELDEAALARLDEIFPGHETSPEDYAW; encoded by the coding sequence ATGGATTACACACACCTCGGACGCACAGGGTTGTCCGTCTCACGGGCCGTCCTCGGCACGATGAACTTCGGGCCCCAGACCACGGAAGACGACTCCCACGCGATCATGGACCGGGCCCACGAGCTCGGCGTCAACTTCTTCGACACGGCCAACGTCTACGGCTGGGAGAAGGGCGAAGGCATCACCGAGCAGATCATCGGTCGGTGGTTCGCCCGTGGGGGCGGGCGACGGGAGAAGACCGTCCTCGCCACGAAGCTGTACGGCGACATGGGCGACTGGCCCAACGACGGCAAGCTCAGCGCCCTGAACATCCGTCGAGCGCTGGACGCGAGCCTGACGCGTCTGCAGACCGACCACATCGACCTCTACCAGTTCCACCACGTCGATCGCGAGACGCCGTGGGACGAGATCTGGCAGGCGATGGAGGTCGCGGTCCAGCAGGGCAAGGTCCTCTACGTCGGCAGCAGCAACTTCGCCGGCTGGCACATCGCGCAGGCCCAGGAAGCCGCCAAGGCACGTCACTTCAGCGGCCTCGTGAGCGAACAGTCGATCTACAACCTGATCGTGCGGGACGTCGAGCGCGAGACCCTGCCCGCCGCCCGTCACTACGGTCTCGGGATGATCCCGTGGTCGCCGCTCAACGGCGGTCTGCTCGGCGGCGTCATCGAGAAGACCGAAGAGGGCTCACGACGACTCGAGGGGCGGAGCGCGGAGTACGTCGCCGAACACCGCGACCAGCTCGAGGCCTACGAGGCGTTCGCCCGCGAGTTGGGCCACGCGCCCGGCGAGGTCGCCCTCGCCTGGCTGCTGCACCAGCCGGGCGTCACCGGGCCGATCACGGGCCCGCGGACGATGGCGCAACTGGAGTCGGCGGTCGCCGCCGTCGACGTCGAGCTTGACGAGGCCGCGCTGGCGCGGCTGGACGAGATCTTCCCCGGGCACGAGACGTCGCCCGAGGACTACGCGTGGTGA
- a CDS encoding TIGR02611 family protein has translation MDEQPESPDGVPLDERRGAGPHRGARRRALRDGHAKMRLRLDAHPRLRLLYKIGVGVLGALIVVVGLILVPLPGPGWLVVFLGVAVLGTEFPAAHRITLWVRRLVGRARLRWRAWRVARSARRASTVKPSAAPSR, from the coding sequence ATGGACGAGCAGCCCGAGAGCCCGGACGGCGTGCCCCTCGACGAGCGTCGCGGGGCCGGTCCGCACCGCGGTGCTCGGCGCCGTGCACTGCGCGACGGTCACGCGAAGATGCGCCTGAGGCTCGACGCGCACCCTCGGCTCCGGTTGCTCTACAAGATCGGCGTCGGGGTGCTCGGAGCCCTGATCGTCGTCGTAGGCCTCATCCTGGTCCCGCTGCCCGGACCCGGTTGGCTCGTCGTCTTCCTCGGGGTCGCCGTGCTGGGCACGGAGTTCCCGGCCGCCCACCGCATCACCCTGTGGGTGCGTCGACTCGTCGGCCGCGCCCGTCTCCGGTGGCGGGCGTGGCGGGTCGCCCGGTCGGCGCGGCGGGCGTCGACCGTGAAGCCCTCGGCCGCCCCGTCGCGGTGA
- a CDS encoding J domain-containing protein, with protein sequence MTPSPASATPYEVLGVPSTASTDDLRRAYRRLARQTHPDLGGTAQAFRDVQHAWQQVGTPEARASYDQGSASRSTAPSGSARSAGSNAPGWSPPPREPARTDSKPKARVHGHPGGANRERYLGLMREWVGRGVPLDDPYDERLVRSAPPEIRHVLADAMAEEATVAAVTELGIGFTIWSDVDAGVEGKLDHVVLGPSGLFAIQSSDWGSEVQVSRGELVGRGIPADEEPVRDLTRQARAVRRETRVSFTAQLIVVPDDDFGPALEKVGRRAGGTWVVRRSLLPQVLRHGPELGDRTSISDVFEVRARLQQAIRFV encoded by the coding sequence GTGACGCCCAGTCCCGCCTCCGCCACGCCCTACGAGGTGCTCGGCGTGCCGTCGACGGCGTCGACCGACGACCTCCGTCGCGCCTATCGACGGCTGGCCCGCCAGACCCACCCCGACCTCGGCGGCACCGCGCAGGCGTTCCGCGACGTGCAGCACGCGTGGCAGCAGGTGGGCACGCCCGAGGCCCGCGCCTCCTACGACCAGGGGTCGGCGTCCCGGAGCACCGCCCCCTCGGGCAGCGCGCGGTCCGCGGGTTCGAATGCCCCCGGCTGGTCACCGCCGCCCCGGGAGCCGGCTCGCACCGATTCGAAGCCCAAGGCCCGGGTGCACGGCCACCCCGGTGGTGCGAACCGCGAGCGGTACCTCGGCCTGATGCGTGAGTGGGTCGGTCGGGGAGTCCCGCTCGACGATCCGTACGACGAGCGCCTCGTCCGGAGCGCGCCTCCCGAGATCCGTCACGTGCTCGCCGACGCGATGGCCGAAGAGGCCACCGTCGCGGCCGTCACCGAACTCGGCATCGGCTTCACCATCTGGAGCGACGTCGACGCGGGTGTCGAGGGCAAGCTCGACCACGTCGTGCTGGGGCCGTCGGGCCTCTTCGCCATCCAGTCCTCCGACTGGGGCAGCGAGGTGCAGGTGTCGCGCGGCGAGCTCGTCGGCAGGGGCATCCCCGCCGACGAGGAGCCCGTCCGCGACCTCACGCGTCAGGCCCGCGCCGTGCGACGGGAGACCCGCGTGTCGTTCACGGCCCAGTTGATCGTGGTGCCCGACGACGACTTCGGGCCCGCCCTCGAGAAGGTCGGGCGTCGTGCCGGGGGCACCTGGGTCGTGCGTCGCTCGCTGCTGCCGCAGGTCCTGCGTCACGGTCCCGAGCTCGGCGACCGCACGAGCATCTCGGACGTCTTCGAGGTCCGGGCCCGGCTGCAGCAGGCCATCCGGTTCGTCTGA
- a CDS encoding VOC family protein, with product MFRPRSGYSGFSVDDVAAATSFYRDVLGLEIEVLVDGQMFRLRLPGGAAWVFVYGKPDHAPASYTVLNLVVDDVDAALDALAERGLEPLHLGGYSDERGVMRGRSVDLGPDIAWFTDPAGNVFSVQQP from the coding sequence GTGTTCCGTCCTCGGTCCGGCTACTCCGGGTTCAGCGTCGACGACGTGGCGGCCGCCACGTCCTTCTACCGCGACGTCCTCGGCCTCGAGATCGAGGTCCTCGTCGACGGTCAGATGTTCCGGCTCCGCCTCCCGGGAGGCGCGGCGTGGGTGTTCGTCTACGGCAAGCCCGACCACGCCCCCGCGTCGTACACCGTCCTCAACCTCGTCGTCGACGACGTCGACGCCGCCCTCGACGCGCTGGCCGAGCGGGGCCTCGAACCGCTCCACCTCGGCGGGTACTCCGACGAGCGGGGCGTCATGCGGGGGCGCAGCGTCGACCTGGGCCCCGACATCGCCTGGTTCACCGACCCGGCGGGCAACGTCTTCTCCGTCCAGCAGCCCTGA
- a CDS encoding NUDIX hydrolase, whose product MNTHEPADGWVEAPDGRRFWGRAGAAGLLVVDPDDRVLLQHRADWSHFGGTWGLPGGARHHDESAVQGALRESGEEAAVPADALRLLFAAELDLGFWSYTTVVARAVRPFEPVVSDAESIALSWVPVDEVSDLPLHPGFAASWPRLRSELGGRVHVVVDVANVLGSRPDGWWRDRVGATTRFLEALSRGARDGVAEALVAPGGGGTPAATGRPDADDSPTDAGAFADGSTGEPPGAPTWRWPDVTAVVEGEARAVGGSFPGLTVVRAEADGDSAIVARVHDLRDVPGVAPRVVVVTADRGLADRVQALGATLVRPGALRRAVGLD is encoded by the coding sequence GTGAACACGCACGAGCCCGCGGACGGCTGGGTCGAGGCCCCCGACGGGCGTCGGTTCTGGGGCCGCGCCGGTGCCGCGGGCCTGCTCGTCGTCGACCCGGACGACCGGGTGCTGTTGCAGCACCGGGCCGACTGGAGCCACTTCGGCGGCACCTGGGGGCTCCCCGGCGGAGCCCGCCACCACGACGAGAGCGCGGTACAGGGCGCTCTGCGCGAGAGCGGCGAAGAGGCGGCGGTGCCGGCCGACGCGCTGCGCCTGCTGTTCGCCGCCGAGCTCGACCTCGGCTTCTGGTCGTACACGACCGTCGTGGCCCGGGCCGTGCGCCCGTTCGAGCCCGTCGTCTCGGACGCCGAGAGCATCGCCCTGAGCTGGGTGCCCGTCGACGAGGTGTCCGACCTCCCGCTCCATCCCGGATTCGCCGCGTCGTGGCCGAGGCTCCGATCCGAACTCGGGGGCCGGGTGCACGTCGTCGTCGACGTCGCGAACGTCCTCGGCTCCCGTCCCGACGGGTGGTGGCGCGATCGGGTCGGTGCCACGACTCGGTTCCTGGAGGCCCTCTCGCGGGGTGCCCGGGACGGAGTGGCCGAGGCGCTCGTCGCACCGGGTGGCGGCGGGACCCCCGCGGCGACGGGTCGGCCGGACGCCGACGACTCGCCGACGGACGCCGGGGCGTTCGCGGACGGTTCCACCGGCGAGCCTCCCGGGGCGCCCACGTGGCGGTGGCCGGACGTGACGGCCGTCGTCGAGGGCGAGGCCCGTGCCGTCGGTGGGTCGTTCCCCGGCCTGACCGTCGTCCGGGCCGAGGCCGACGGCGACTCGGCGATCGTGGCCCGCGTGCACGACCTGCGGGACGTGCCCGGCGTGGCGCCGCGCGTCGTCGTCGTCACCGCCGACCGGGGCCTCGCCGACCGGGTCCAAGCCCTCGGGGCCACCCTCGTGCGTCCAGGCGCCCTCCGCCGCGCGGTCGGCCTCGACTGA
- a CDS encoding S1C family serine protease, with amino-acid sequence MNDRDGDNTTGTPNDATPVTPSPSTAPPAGEGVEQPAEAHTLPHVTGASDARYVSAAPTWMARDDAHQAYDAAAGASTERGGDGADGTVPPAFGGTPRPRRSKKWLALTGAAAAVVIVAGAAGGGAYAAGRSAGTAAAQAASERQALELLPQLTRPGGGSSDPASPFGGSSPQDGSSQDGSSQGTSTQTSATAATAEETAGVVTIVSTLNYDASYKSAGTGMILTSGGLILTNNHVVQGATSIQVTVESTGTTYTADVVGTDATNDVAVLKLQDATGLTPVSFDASGDVATGDVVHSTGNAEGTGDLVTAEGTVLATDQSITVQSESGSGTESLSGLIEVDADVVSGDSGGPLRDGDGDVVGIVTAASQGSSTVTGYAIPIDHALAIAKQIQSGTGSSTVQIGLPAFLGAQISSTATGTAGGVTIAGTVEGSAAASAGLVAGDVITAIDGTAVADASALTAAIQAHDSGDQVSVTWTDTTGASHTATVTLGDGPAA; translated from the coding sequence ATGAACGACCGAGACGGCGACAACACGACCGGCACCCCGAACGACGCCACGCCCGTGACGCCCTCCCCGTCGACCGCCCCGCCTGCCGGCGAGGGCGTCGAGCAGCCCGCCGAGGCCCACACGCTCCCCCACGTCACCGGCGCGTCGGACGCACGCTACGTGTCGGCGGCTCCCACCTGGATGGCCCGCGACGACGCCCACCAGGCCTACGACGCGGCGGCCGGCGCGTCGACGGAGCGGGGTGGCGACGGCGCGGACGGCACGGTGCCCCCGGCCTTCGGCGGCACCCCGAGGCCGCGCCGCTCGAAGAAGTGGCTCGCCCTCACCGGTGCGGCCGCCGCCGTCGTCATCGTCGCGGGTGCGGCGGGCGGCGGCGCCTACGCCGCCGGTCGCTCCGCCGGCACCGCGGCGGCCCAGGCCGCGAGCGAACGCCAGGCGCTCGAGCTGCTCCCCCAGCTCACGCGGCCGGGAGGTGGATCGAGCGACCCGGCATCGCCCTTCGGGGGTTCGAGCCCCCAGGACGGGTCGTCGCAGGACGGTTCGTCGCAGGGCACCTCGACCCAGACCAGCGCCACCGCGGCCACCGCCGAGGAGACGGCCGGCGTCGTGACCATCGTGTCGACGCTGAACTACGACGCCTCGTACAAATCCGCCGGCACGGGCATGATCCTGACCTCCGGAGGGCTCATCCTGACGAACAACCACGTCGTGCAGGGCGCGACCAGCATCCAGGTGACCGTCGAGTCCACCGGCACGACCTACACGGCCGACGTCGTCGGCACGGATGCCACGAACGACGTGGCCGTGCTGAAGCTGCAGGACGCGACGGGCCTCACCCCGGTGAGCTTCGACGCGTCCGGCGACGTCGCCACGGGGGACGTCGTCCACTCGACGGGCAACGCCGAGGGCACGGGCGACCTGGTCACCGCCGAGGGGACCGTCCTCGCCACGGACCAGTCGATCACGGTGCAGAGCGAGTCCGGATCGGGCACCGAGTCGCTGTCCGGTCTCATCGAGGTCGACGCGGACGTGGTGTCGGGCGACTCCGGCGGTCCCCTCCGTGACGGTGACGGCGACGTCGTCGGCATCGTGACGGCCGCCTCGCAGGGATCGTCGACGGTGACCGGCTACGCCATCCCGATCGACCACGCCCTGGCCATCGCCAAGCAGATCCAGTCGGGCACGGGGAGCTCGACCGTGCAGATCGGCCTGCCCGCCTTCCTCGGCGCGCAGATCTCGAGCACGGCGACCGGCACCGCGGGCGGCGTCACGATCGCCGGCACGGTCGAGGGCAGCGCGGCGGCGTCGGCCGGCCTGGTCGCCGGGGACGTGATCACCGCGATCGACGGCACGGCCGTGGCGGACGCGTCCGCACTCACCGCCGCGATCCAGGCGCACGACTCGGGTGACCAGGTCTCGGTCACCTGGACCGACACGACGGGTGCGTCCCACACCGCGACCGTCACGCTGGGCGACGGCCCCGCCGCCTGA
- a CDS encoding FHA domain-containing protein: MAEPANPAPGKQDRAPGAPREVDTTLSFNEEFQAQLAALESGVSTDERDAVAALPSGSALLVVRRGPNIGARFLLDSAVTVAGRHPEAGIFLDDVTVSRKHAEFRREGSTFSVRDLGSLNGTYFDGVRIDEARLSDGAEVQVGKFRLTFYASRVDLANLAIK, translated from the coding sequence ATGGCAGAGCCCGCCAACCCGGCACCCGGCAAGCAGGACCGCGCTCCCGGCGCCCCTCGCGAGGTCGACACGACCCTCAGCTTCAACGAAGAGTTCCAGGCGCAACTGGCCGCTCTCGAGAGCGGCGTGTCCACCGACGAGCGTGACGCCGTCGCCGCACTGCCTTCGGGCTCCGCGCTGCTCGTGGTCCGTCGTGGCCCCAACATCGGCGCCCGGTTCCTCCTCGACTCGGCCGTCACGGTCGCCGGACGTCACCCCGAGGCCGGCATCTTCCTCGACGACGTCACGGTCAGCCGCAAGCACGCCGAGTTCCGTCGCGAGGGCAGCACCTTCAGCGTGCGCGATCTCGGGTCGCTGAACGGCACCTACTTCGACGGCGTCCGCATCGATGAGGCCCGGCTCTCGGACGGAGCCGAGGTCCAGGTCGGCAAGTTCCGCCTCACGTTCTACGCATCGCGGGTCGACCTCGCGAACCTGGCGATCAAGTAG
- a CDS encoding MerR family transcriptional regulator codes for MPRTATARSSQTGPSDLLTIGQVLSRLKPEFPDLSNSKLRFLEERELVTPVRTPSGYRKFSPADVERLRFILGLQRDHYLPLKVIRQHLADLDAGRPASLPSGAAPVSILTHGRRLGRDELLRETGATPALLDEAVSASLLPSAGHYGDESISVLSALVELGRSGIEPRHLRTVRASVDRELGLIETALAPLARKHDAASRARVAELSRELAAQVDVVRSGLVRSALGRLDA; via the coding sequence GTGCCCCGCACCGCCACCGCCCGGTCGTCGCAGACCGGGCCGTCCGACCTGCTGACGATCGGGCAGGTCCTCTCACGGCTCAAGCCCGAGTTCCCCGACCTGTCGAACAGCAAGCTGCGCTTCCTCGAAGAGCGCGAGTTGGTCACACCGGTGCGCACCCCGTCCGGCTACCGCAAGTTCTCCCCGGCGGACGTCGAGCGGCTCCGCTTCATCCTCGGTCTGCAGCGCGACCACTACCTGCCGCTCAAGGTCATCAGGCAACACCTCGCCGACCTCGACGCGGGCCGACCTGCGTCGCTCCCGTCCGGGGCGGCGCCCGTCTCGATCCTGACCCACGGTCGGCGGCTCGGTCGCGACGAGTTGCTCCGCGAGACCGGCGCCACGCCCGCCCTGCTCGACGAGGCCGTCTCGGCGTCTCTCCTCCCGTCGGCGGGGCACTACGGCGACGAGTCGATCTCGGTGTTGTCGGCCCTGGTCGAGCTGGGCAGGTCGGGCATCGAGCCTCGTCACCTCCGGACGGTCCGGGCCTCGGTCGACCGCGAACTCGGCCTGATCGAGACGGCCCTCGCGCCACTCGCCCGGAAGCACGACGCGGCCTCCCGGGCGCGGGTCGCCGAGCTCTCCCGTGAGCTCGCGGCGCAGGTCGACGTCGTCCGGTCGGGGCTCGTCCGCTCGGCTCTCGGGCGACTCGACGCCTAG
- a CDS encoding MerR family transcriptional regulator, translating to MSESGSSEESRYELGLLFTDGLPEHDADSGYRGTVAAKAAGISYRQLDYWARTELVEPTIRGAAGSGSQRLYGFRDILVLKLVKRLLDTGISLQQIRTAVNQLREAGVNDLAQTTLMSDGASVYLCTSDDEVIDLVSRGQGVFGIAVGKVLREVESSLVEIDSTPAADPSDELAARRGTRAS from the coding sequence ATGAGTGAGTCAGGTTCCTCCGAGGAATCCCGCTACGAGCTGGGTCTGCTCTTCACGGACGGCCTGCCCGAACACGACGCCGACAGCGGCTACCGCGGTACCGTCGCGGCCAAGGCCGCCGGCATCAGCTACCGCCAGCTCGACTACTGGGCCCGCACCGAACTCGTCGAGCCGACCATCCGCGGCGCGGCCGGCTCCGGTTCGCAACGCCTCTACGGTTTCCGCGACATCCTCGTCCTCAAACTCGTCAAGCGCCTCCTCGACACGGGCATCTCGCTCCAGCAGATCCGCACGGCCGTCAACCAGCTCCGTGAGGCCGGGGTGAACGACCTCGCCCAGACGACCCTGATGAGCGACGGTGCGAGCGTCTACCTGTGCACGTCGGACGACGAGGTCATCGACCTCGTCAGCCGCGGTCAGGGCGTGTTCGGCATCGCCGTGGGCAAGGTCCTCCGCGAGGTCGAGTCGAGTCTCGTCGAGATCGACAGCACCCCCGCCGCGGATCCCTCCGACGAGCTCGCGGCGCGACGCGGCACCCGAGCCAGCTGA